GTACCAGCACTGGAAACGTGATCGCAGCGCGGCGTCCTCGCCGTCTGCCAGCGCCGCGAGCCACGCCCCGCCCTGGCGCATCTGGAGCCCGCTGGCTTCGCGGGCGAAGCGGCCGAGCCAGGTGCCGTGGTGCGGCGAAGCGATGGTGACGACACGGGCGACCCGGCCGTGGTGCGACCCCGAGCGAATCCAGTCGCGCGCGACCAGCCCGCCCATGCTGTGGCACAGCAGCACCGGTGGGCGACCGGTGGCGGCGGTGACCCGGGCCACGGCGGCGTCCACGATGGCGCGGTAGGCCTCGATGTGGGCGACGACCGGCTCCAGGTTGACCGCCACGAAAGGCAAATCGCGCTCGCGCAGGCGTCGCAACCAGGGCGTCCAGAAGCCTCGGTTGCAGACAAAACCGTGGATCAGCACCACGCCCTGTCGGCCGGCCGCGTCGGTCGGCAGGTGGTCGGGCACGGCGTTCGAAAAAAAGGGCTGCCGCCAGCAGAAGACGCCGACCGCGGCAAAGCATTCCTGCCACCAGGCGGCCAGCACCTGCACGGCACTGGCGCGCGGCGCCGGATCGGCGCGGTTCACCCGGCCCATCGCCAGCATCTCCAGTCCCAGAAAGAACGCATGGCCGAACAGCAGCACCGCCACGCCGCCCACCGCCACCGCCGGCTGCGACCGCCACCACCAGCACACCCACGCCAGCGCGGCGACGAGCAATGTCAGGGTGATGCGTTGCTGCAGCCGGGCGAGCATGGGTTTCCTCCGAGGTATCGCGGTGATCTTCGCACGGCACATCGGTAGAAGCCCCCTGGCAACGGGGCAGTGGCGGCCGAAGAATCCGCCATCTTTTCGCCCCTCTCCCGAACACTCCCGATGCAAGCTCTTCCCGATGGCATGACGGTCCTGGAACGGGGCTGGCTATCGGCCAACGGGATCCTGTTCGACGCACCGGGCCATCCCACCGCCCTGGTCGACAGCGGCTATTGCACCCATGCCGACCAGACCGTCGCGCTGGTCGGCAACGCACTCGGCGAACGACCGCTCGACCTGCTGCTCAACACCCATCTGCACAGCGACCACTGCGGCGGCAACGCGGCGTTGCAGGCGCGCTATCCGGCGATGCAGACCGCCATTCCGCCCGGTGAAGCGGACGCCGTCGCCCGCTGGGACGAAACCGCCCTGAGCTATCTGGCCACCGGCCAGGAGTGCCCGCAGTTCGCGTTTCAGCGCCTGCTGGAGCCGGGTCAGGAGATCACGCTGGGCGGACTGTCATGGCAGGTGCTCGCCGCCCCGGGACACGACGCCCACGCCGTCGTGCTGTTCGAGCCGGGCAGCCGCACCCTGCTGTCGGGCGACGCCCTGTGGGCCGAAGGCTTCGGCGTAGTGTTTCCGGAACTGGAGGGCGACGACGCTTTCGGCGCGGTCGCCGGAACGCTCGACCTGATCGAGGCGCTCGATCCGGCGGTGATCGTGCCGGGACACGGCCCGGTCTTCCACGACGTGCAGGCCGCGCTGGCCACCGCGCGGCGACGGCTGGCGGGTTTTCTGCTGGACCCGGCCCGCCACGCCGGCCATGCCGCGCGGGTGCTGCTGAAATTCCGCCTGCTCGACTGGCAGCGCCGCCCGCTCGGTGCCCTGCTCGCCTGGGCCGGCGACACCGCCTATCTGCGCACGGTGCATCGCCGTTATTTCCCCGGCCTTCCCTTTGATGCCTGGGCCGGCGCACTGGTCGCGGACCTGGAGCGCGCCGGCGCCGCGCGGCGCGAAGGCGCCTGGGTGCTCAATACCTAGGGCACCTAGCGACCCTGGCCGGCCGACACCGTCGCCGGCTGGCCCAGGCGCTGCGCGAGGCGCATGCCGGAGATGACGGCGATCTCGTCCAGGCTGGCCTGCAACTCCTCCGCCCGGCTGCGCTCGATGCGCTGCTCGAAAGCCGCCAGGGCCGAGGCCAGGTCATGCCGGCGAATGCACAGAATGAACGGAAAGCCGAAGCGCTCGCGGTAGCGTGCATTCAGCGTGTCCCAGCGCCCGGCCTGATCGGCCGGCAGGCTGCCCAAGGCCAGGCCGGCCTGCTCGTCGGCCGAATCGGCCGTCATGGTGCCGGCGCGCGCGGCTGAGCCGGCGAGCTCGGGATGCAGGCAGAGAAACGCCACCAGCGCCGGCTCGGGCAGCGCCCGCAGCACGCCGAGCAGGGCCTCGTGCAGTTGCCCGACCGAACCGAACGGCCGCCGGCCGGCGACCGCATCGACCACCCACGGCGCATGCTCGAACACACCGTCGAGCGCTGCGGCGAAACCCGCTGCATCGGCCCGATTCAAGGCGTCGAGCGACGCTGTCCCGCTCACTTCGGGCCCAGGTCGGCGGCCTTGATCGCCGGCGTCCAGTCGCGGATCTGCTTCTCGACCACGGTGGTGAAGGCCGCCGGGCCGACGTAGGCGGGCAGCACGCCAAGTTCCTCGAATCGCTTGGCGATGGCCGGGCGGGCGACGATCTCGGCCAGCGCGGCGCGGATCTTCTCGACCACCGGTGCCGGCATGCCCGGCGGGCCGGACACGCCGAAGTAGTTGTCGGCCAGCAGGTCCGGATAGCCGGCCTCGGCCACCGTCGGCACCTGCGGCAGCAGCGGCGAGCGGGTGCGCGAGGTCACGGCCAGTCCGGTCAACTGGCCGAGCTTGACCATCGGCACGTAGGCGGTGATGACGTCGATGCCCAGCGGGATCGTGCCGGCCAGCAGATCGGCCGACATCGGCGCGCCGCCACGGTAGGGCACGTGGTCGAGGTTGAGCTTCATGTCGGCCTTCATCATCTCTCCGACGATCTGGCCGATGGAGCCGGGGCCGCCGCTGCCGAAGCCCATCTGGCCGCCGGCCGCGCCGACCGCCTTGGGAATGTCCTTCAGGCTGGCGATGCCCGCCTTGGGGTTGGCCATGATCAGCACCGGCGCCACGCCGACCTGGGCGATGTGGGTGAATTGGTGCACCGGGTCGTAGGGCAGCTTGGCGAGCGTGAACGGGCCGATCGACAGCGGGGTGGAGTTCGACAGCATCAGCGTGTAGCCGTCCGGCGCGGCCCGGGCGACTTCCATGCCGCCGATGGTGCCGCCGGCGCCAGGTTTGTTGTCGACGATGACCGGCTGGCCGAGCGTCTGCGCCAGGGGCGTGGCGATCTCGCGGGCAATGATGTCGCTGGCACCGCCGGCGCCGAAGGTGACGACGATGCGAATCGGTTTTTCCGGCCAAGCGGCGGAGGCGGCCTGGGCGAATGCGGTAAACGCCGCGATGGCGGTGGCGAGCAGCAGGCGGCGGGGCAAACGGGTCATGGCGGGCCGATCGAAAGTGGGGTTGCGGTCATCGTAGGCAGGCCCTGCGTTGCCGTCCATCATGCGATGGGCAACAATCCATGCGCAAAATCAGTACGCAAGACATAAGCGAACCACCGTGCGCCATTCCATCGTTCCCGCCGTGCTGCGCTACATCGACCAGGTCGCCCGCTCCGGCTCCATCCAGCAGGCCGCGCGCGAGCTGCACGTGGCGGCATCGGCCATCAACCGGCAGTTGCTGCAGCTGGAAGAAGCGCTCGGCGTGCCGCTCTTCGACCGCCTGCCGCGCGGCATGCGGCTGACGCCGCCGGGCGACGCCATCGTCACCCTCGCCCGCCGCTGGCGCGAGGACGAGCGCCGCATGGCCGGCACCATCCGCCAGATGCAGGGCGTGCACCAGGGCCAGGTGCGCATGATGGCGATGGACAGCCAGACCACCAGCGCCATTCCGCGGCTGGTGGAGGCACTGGCGGTGGCGCATCCGCGCGTGTCCTTATCAGTCGAAGTGGGCAGCACCGACGAGGCGGTGTCGGCGCTGCTGGCCGGGCACGTCGAGGTGGCCTCGGTCTTCAACCTGGAGCCGCGCCGGGAGCTGGTGGCCCTGTGGAGCGCGCCGCTGCCGCTGGGCTGCATCGTGGCCCCCGGCCATGCCCTGGCCGCCGGCGACAGCACCAGCCTGCAGGAGGTCTGCAGCCATCCGATCGTGCTGCAGAGCAAGGCGCTGCTGATCCGGCGGTATCTGGAGTCGCACTACCGCTGGCTCTTCGGCGAAGGGCCGCAGCGGGTGGAGACGAATTCGCTGCAGTTGCTCAAGCAGCTGGTCGCCAGCGGACGCTATGTGGCGCTGACCTCGGAACTCGACGCCGCGCCGGAGCTCGCCGCCGGCACCCTGCGTTTTCTGCCGCTGCGCGACCAGGGCGTGGATGCGCAGTCGGTCGACGTGGTGATCGATGCACGCAAGCCGATGTCGGCGGTGGCGCGCATCGTGGCGCGGCTGCTGGAGCAGTCGCTGGCCGCCTGTTTGGCGCAAGCGCGCGGCCAGAAGGTCTGACCAGACCTGCTCAAGGCAAGTCGCGGTTGGGCTCCACGAAATTCGGATCCTTCGGCCCCACGGTGCCCAGGCGCGCGCGCAGCGACTGCGGCTGGCCGGTGAGGATGGCGGCGTAGGTCGTGGTGTTGGCCAGCACCTTCTTCACGTAGTCGCGCGTTTCGGCGAAGGGCACGTTCTCCGCCCAGATCGCGGCTTCCATGGTCGGGCCGTCGCGCCAGACTCGCGGCCGGCCGGGGCCGGCGTTGTAGGCGGCGGCGGCCAGCGGCATCGAGCCCTGGAAGTCGTCCAGAGCCAGCTTGAGGTAGGCGGTGCCGATGGTGATGTTGGTGTCGCGGTCGGCGATCTGGTCGGGCGTGAAGCCGGTCAGGCCGATCTTGCGCGCGGTCCAGCGGGCGGTGGCCGGCATGACCTGCATCAGCCCGGAGGCGCCGACGCCGGATCGCGCGTCGGTGACGAAGCGGCTTTCCTGGCGGATCAGCCCGTAGACATAGGCCGGGTCGATGCCGACACGCCGGCTGTGCTGCACCACCAGGCTCTGGTGCGGCATGGGAAAACGCTGCGCCTGGTCGAAGGCCAGCCTGGTGCGCTCGCTGGTGTTGATGCAGCGGTCCCAGACCTCGCTCTGGCAGGCCATGTCGGCGGCGGCCAGCAGTTCGCGCTCGCTCATGCCGCCGTTGGCGTGCAGATTGGTGGCGTAGTTCCATTCGCGCACGCCTTCGCTGCGCAGGCCGAGCAGGATGGCGTAGAGCCCGCGCGACAGTGCCGGGTTGGTGCGTGCGGCGTCGCGCTCGTCCGGCGTCACCGGGTCGGGGCGCGGTGGAATCACGATAGGCCGGCCCAGTTCCTCGAGCGCGAGTTGCTCATAGAAGCCGCGCGGGCTGGCGATGCTCTCCAGCAGCCGTTGCGATTCGGCCCGCTGGCTATCGGAAGGCTTGACCGCCACGAGCGCCCGGGCGCGCCAGTAGACCCAGGTGGGGTCGGCGCGGGTGAGCTCGTCCATCGCGCCGGTGGCGGCCACCACATCACGCCAACGGCCGGCGCGCAGGGCGGCGCGCACCTTCCAGCCGAGCATGTCGGCGTTGAGGTCGGATTCGCGGGTGACGCGGCCGAAATAATCGTTGGCCAGGGGCGACAGCTTGGTCGCCGCCTGTCGGCCGATGGCGCCCCAGAGGTAGTTGCGCTCCTCGGCCGAGAGCTGGACGCTCCATTTGCCTTCCAGCTGCAGCGCGGCGGCGTCGGCATCGGACTGCGCCATCTTGAGCAGCGCCAGGGTGACCAGTTCCTTGCGCACCTTGTTGTTGGCGATGGCGCGCGAGGCCAGGTATTTCGCCGGACTGCCGTTGAGATCGGCCACCTGGTTCGCGTCGTCCGGCGCCACGATCTCCACCGCGCTGGCCGCCAGGCGCGGCCGGTTGGCCTCGATCGCCAGCCGTGCCTTGCGCCAGATGCCGGAAGGCTCGATCCTACCGGCGGCATAGAACT
The nucleotide sequence above comes from Xylophilus sp. GOD-11R. Encoded proteins:
- a CDS encoding MBL fold metallo-hydrolase encodes the protein MTVLERGWLSANGILFDAPGHPTALVDSGYCTHADQTVALVGNALGERPLDLLLNTHLHSDHCGGNAALQARYPAMQTAIPPGEADAVARWDETALSYLATGQECPQFAFQRLLEPGQEITLGGLSWQVLAAPGHDAHAVVLFEPGSRTLLSGDALWAEGFGVVFPELEGDDAFGAVAGTLDLIEALDPAVIVPGHGPVFHDVQAALATARRRLAGFLLDPARHAGHAARVLLKFRLLDWQRRPLGALLAWAGDTAYLRTVHRRYFPGLPFDAWAGALVADLERAGAARREGAWVLNT
- a CDS encoding esterase/lipase family protein, which gives rise to MLARLQQRITLTLLVAALAWVCWWWRSQPAVAVGGVAVLLFGHAFFLGLEMLAMGRVNRADPAPRASAVQVLAAWWQECFAAVGVFCWRQPFFSNAVPDHLPTDAAGRQGVVLIHGFVCNRGFWTPWLRRLRERDLPFVAVNLEPVVAHIEAYRAIVDAAVARVTAATGRPPVLLCHSMGGLVARDWIRSGSHHGRVARVVTIASPHHGTWLGRFAREASGLQMRQGGAWLAALADGEDAALRSRFQCWYSNCDNVVFPASTACLEGAENRFVAGLPHVALAFEHSLMTAVVAELEEKRVESGLLDRQNI
- a CDS encoding tripartite tricarboxylate transporter substrate binding protein, which codes for MTRLPRRLLLATAIAAFTAFAQAASAAWPEKPIRIVVTFGAGGASDIIAREIATPLAQTLGQPVIVDNKPGAGGTIGGMEVARAAPDGYTLMLSNSTPLSIGPFTLAKLPYDPVHQFTHIAQVGVAPVLIMANPKAGIASLKDIPKAVGAAGGQMGFGSGGPGSIGQIVGEMMKADMKLNLDHVPYRGGAPMSADLLAGTIPLGIDVITAYVPMVKLGQLTGLAVTSRTRSPLLPQVPTVAEAGYPDLLADNYFGVSGPPGMPAPVVEKIRAALAEIVARPAIAKRFEELGVLPAYVGPAAFTTVVEKQIRDWTPAIKAADLGPK
- a CDS encoding transglycosylase SLT domain-containing protein yields the protein MSIPWKILTSAVLALSAACSVGAQTLAARSGDDAVIEMSQAFRKGDRARLAALLPLLRGHALEPWAAYWELKARLPDAQPPEVDAFLARWAGTYQEDRLRNDWLLLLGQRRDWQRFADLYPSFRMNDDREVRCYALLIGQLRQTPAQGDPAAEVLRNWNAQREQDDGCRTAAGEFYAAGRIEPSGIWRKARLAIEANRPRLAASAVEIVAPDDANQVADLNGSPAKYLASRAIANNKVRKELVTLALLKMAQSDADAAALQLEGKWSVQLSAEERNYLWGAIGRQAATKLSPLANDYFGRVTRESDLNADMLGWKVRAALRAGRWRDVVAATGAMDELTRADPTWVYWRARALVAVKPSDSQRAESQRLLESIASPRGFYEQLALEELGRPIVIPPRPDPVTPDERDAARTNPALSRGLYAILLGLRSEGVREWNYATNLHANGGMSERELLAAADMACQSEVWDRCINTSERTRLAFDQAQRFPMPHQSLVVQHSRRVGIDPAYVYGLIRQESRFVTDARSGVGASGLMQVMPATARWTARKIGLTGFTPDQIADRDTNITIGTAYLKLALDDFQGSMPLAAAAYNAGPGRPRVWRDGPTMEAAIWAENVPFAETRDYVKKVLANTTTYAAILTGQPQSLRARLGTVGPKDPNFVEPNRDLP
- a CDS encoding LysR family transcriptional regulator — encoded protein: MRHSIVPAVLRYIDQVARSGSIQQAARELHVAASAINRQLLQLEEALGVPLFDRLPRGMRLTPPGDAIVTLARRWREDERRMAGTIRQMQGVHQGQVRMMAMDSQTTSAIPRLVEALAVAHPRVSLSVEVGSTDEAVSALLAGHVEVASVFNLEPRRELVALWSAPLPLGCIVAPGHALAAGDSTSLQEVCSHPIVLQSKALLIRRYLESHYRWLFGEGPQRVETNSLQLLKQLVASGRYVALTSELDAAPELAAGTLRFLPLRDQGVDAQSVDVVIDARKPMSAVARIVARLLEQSLAACLAQARGQKV
- the uraD gene encoding 2-oxo-4-hydroxy-4-carboxy-5-ureidoimidazoline decarboxylase; its protein translation is MSGTASLDALNRADAAGFAAALDGVFEHAPWVVDAVAGRRPFGSVGQLHEALLGVLRALPEPALVAFLCLHPELAGSAARAGTMTADSADEQAGLALGSLPADQAGRWDTLNARYRERFGFPFILCIRRHDLASALAAFEQRIERSRAEELQASLDEIAVISGMRLAQRLGQPATVSAGQGR